One Cryptomeria japonica chromosome 9, Sugi_1.0, whole genome shotgun sequence genomic window carries:
- the LOC131046097 gene encoding uncharacterized protein LOC131046097 produces the protein MDSKMCVVHDDNGLFSGRLQILERYYEDTLLPFFSSNLGVSLHPRIEDYCNLWLDWIRSNHVVTECECCSVWRNIVKHWTQSPSAIKGKLGKQGLKFPAHTSGGDIQLCSPNETFIPDDLLLKELFRKVSTEIKYAWHPNPSDPEIPLDFLFSIYESLGARKISQAVEKKEVSVSSGISLCKLQAGESLFGKGLYIIILGYLADPSFKLSADKRHQIVRALLESSAYEAAQSFGVMYTLTITTEDDKTEHIKVAAHSPVRWERDSKRILVQKSDPQSHDQKAKVSMATEFAEVVSKGLLSEHPELVAGLCEMVKFGCILGFDTDVVNYMLQYKNLQIFKEDESFLSKFFPIADYLGPYQGSGPAKSAWHFSPDFVQGWESRLQMFKQGIDNMEDCTVTSIPLKIKMVRMLFPSDKKQPESSSDLNLMKVTGDACLKMLTVSEVVGANANESCQMMPFKLENLLGDDVLELGKCFGPPSSSGDECDIEMVRAVAGAATLNFFAPKL, from the coding sequence ATGGATTCAAAAATGTGTGTAGTCCATGATGATAATGGCCTCTTCTCTGGCAGGCTACAAATTCTGGAAAGGTATTATGAAGACACACTACTTCCCTTTTTTTCTAGCAATCTTGGTGTGTCTCTACATCCCAGGATTGAGGACTACTGCAATTTGTGGCTGGACTGGATAAGAAGTAATCATGTAGTAACTGAGTGCGAATGCTGTTCAGTTTGGAGGAATATTGTAAAGCACTGGACTCAATCCCCTTCAGCTATAAAAGGAAAGTTGGGAAAGCAAGGTCTAAAGTTTCCAGCACACACAAGCGGTGGAGATATCCAATTATGTTCGCCTAATGAAACCTTTATTCCGGATGACCTTTTATTGAAAGAGCTATTCAGAAAAGTTTCAACAGAGATCAAATATGCATGGCATCCTAACCCTTCAGATCCCGAAATACCATTGGACTTCTTGTTCTCAATATACGAGTCTCTTGGAGCTCGAAAAATATCACAAGCAGTAGAAAAAAAGGAGGTGTCTGTTTCAAGTGGCATCAGTTTGTGCAAGCTTCAAGCAGGAGAGAGTTTGTTCGGAAAAGGTCTGTACATAATTATCCTTGGATATCTGGCAGATCCATCCTTCAAATTGTCAGCAGATAAAAGGCATCAAATTGTGAGAGCCCTTTTGGAATCTTCAGCTTATGAAGCCGCTCAATCCTTTGGAGTTATGTACACTTTGACAATAACAACTGAAGATGATAAGACAGAGCACATTAAAGTGGCTGCACACTCTCCTGTGCGTTGGGAAAGAGATAGCAAGAGGATCTTGGTACAGAAATCTGATCCACAATCACACGACCAAAAGGCAAAGGTGTCCATGGCAACTGAATTTGCTGAGGTAGTTTCAAAAGGTCTGTTATCAGAACATCCAGAACTTGTTGCAGGCTTATGTGAGATGGTGAAGTTTGGGTGCATCTTAGGATTTGACACTGATGTAGTAAATTATATGCTCCAGTATAAAAATCTCCAAATTTTTAAAGAAGACGAGAGTTTCCTGTCAAAATTTTTTCCAATTGCAGACTATCTTGGGCCATATCAGGGTTCTGGGCCAGCTAAGTCAGCATGGCACTTCTCACCTGATTTTGTACAAGGATGGGAGAGTAGATTGCAAATGTTCAAGCAAGGAATTGACAATATGGAAGACTGTACGGTTACATCCATTCCTTTGAAGATTAAGATGGTGAGAATGTTATTCCCTTCAGATAAAAAGCAGCCAGAAAGCAGTTCAGACCTGAATCTCATGAAGGTGACAGGGGATGCCTGCCTTAAAATGCTCACTGTTTCAGAAGTTGTGGGCGCCAACGCCAATGAAAGCTGTCAAATGATGCCATTTAAACTGGAAAATTTACTGGGTGATGATGTTTTAGAATTAGGGAAGTGCTTTGGCCCTCCCTCTTCTTCTGGTGATGAATGTGATATTGAGATGGTGAGGGCCGTTGCAGGAGCAGCCACTTTGAATTTCTTCGCACCTAAACTCTAA